Proteins from a single region of Haloterrigena alkaliphila:
- a CDS encoding alpha/beta fold hydrolase, producing MKARTVLGAAVGTVGAAVLGNRLLKKRAGDLENPLVGIERTYRWRGIETAYTVAGDPNDPDMLLLHGIHAGASSHEFESLVERLAEEYRVFAVDLPGFGRSERPPLVYSATLYAEFVRDFAADVTDDPIVVASSLTGSFAVEAAAEGDFEQLVLICPTDQTIDERPWVRTLLRTPIVGTTLFNLLASKPSIRYFYDRDGYYESSRIDDEAVDYAWRSAHQPGARYAPASFSSGTLDPDFDLQTELTALETPTTLVWGRDAELVPLREGRELAETADLDLVVIDYATQLPHAEHPEKFLEYLTAELLHADANVGD from the coding sequence ATGAAAGCCCGAACAGTCCTCGGTGCAGCGGTCGGAACCGTCGGTGCAGCCGTGCTCGGCAATCGCCTCCTCAAAAAGCGCGCGGGCGACCTCGAGAACCCGCTCGTCGGAATCGAGCGGACCTACCGCTGGCGCGGCATCGAGACGGCCTACACGGTCGCGGGGGATCCGAACGATCCCGACATGCTCTTGCTGCACGGGATTCACGCCGGTGCGAGCAGCCACGAGTTCGAATCGCTCGTCGAGCGCCTCGCCGAAGAGTACCGCGTGTTCGCGGTCGATCTCCCCGGCTTCGGTCGCTCCGAGCGACCGCCGCTGGTCTACTCGGCGACCCTCTACGCCGAGTTCGTTCGCGATTTCGCGGCCGACGTCACCGACGACCCGATCGTCGTCGCCTCCTCCCTGACCGGCTCGTTCGCCGTCGAAGCCGCCGCCGAGGGCGACTTCGAGCAACTCGTGTTGATCTGTCCGACCGACCAGACGATCGACGAACGGCCGTGGGTACGGACCCTCCTTCGGACGCCGATCGTCGGCACGACGCTGTTCAACCTGCTGGCGAGCAAGCCGTCGATCCGCTACTTCTACGACCGCGACGGCTACTACGAGTCCTCGCGGATCGACGACGAGGCGGTCGACTACGCCTGGCGAAGCGCCCACCAGCCGGGGGCCCGCTACGCGCCCGCCTCGTTCAGCAGCGGCACGCTCGATCCGGACTTCGATCTACAGACAGAACTGACGGCCCTCGAGACGCCGACCACGCTCGTCTGGGGTCGCGACGCCGAACTCGTCCCGCTGCGCGAGGGCCGAGAGCTCGCGGAGACGGCCGACCTGGATCTGGTCGTCATCGACTACGCGACCCAGCTTCCCCACGCCGAACACCCCGAGAAGTTCCTCGAGTACCTGACCGCGGAGCTGTTACACGCCGACGCGAACGTCGGGGACTGA
- the meaB gene encoding methylmalonyl Co-A mutase-associated GTPase MeaB, producing MSDDELLEGLLAGEHRALARVISKIENRAPGYRELVSALYAHTGEADVIGITGSPGAGKSTLVDKLAETYRDRGETVGIIAIDPSSPFTGGAVLGDRIRMASTVGDMDVFVRSMSARGTLGGLSTATADAVKAMDAFGKDKIIIETVGAGQNEIDIVRTADTVAVLVPPGSGDEIQTLKAGILEIADVFVVNKADRDGTDRTVQELRDMIQLDDGGGTSGGAGGGGGHHSQEVIDAHDDWDPEDDADEAEPEGWTTPIVETVATTGTGVEELIDEFANHRQYLVDSGEHAEQVRGRYAEEIRTLLREDVHAVLEDRLEAAGGIDDLAEAVREGETDPYAIADDLLTPVEECIDELETGNGNRGED from the coding sequence ATGAGCGACGACGAGTTACTCGAGGGCCTGCTCGCGGGCGAACACCGCGCGCTGGCCCGGGTCATCTCGAAGATCGAGAACCGCGCCCCGGGCTACCGGGAGCTCGTCTCGGCGCTGTACGCCCACACCGGCGAGGCCGACGTGATCGGCATCACCGGCTCGCCGGGCGCGGGGAAGTCGACGCTGGTCGACAAACTCGCCGAGACCTACCGCGACCGGGGCGAGACGGTCGGCATCATCGCGATCGACCCCTCCTCGCCCTTCACCGGCGGCGCGGTGCTGGGCGACCGCATCCGGATGGCCTCCACCGTGGGGGACATGGACGTCTTCGTGCGGTCGATGAGCGCGCGCGGGACGCTCGGGGGGCTGTCGACGGCCACCGCGGACGCCGTCAAGGCGATGGACGCCTTCGGCAAGGACAAGATCATCATCGAGACCGTCGGCGCCGGACAGAACGAGATCGACATCGTCCGGACCGCCGACACCGTGGCCGTGCTCGTCCCGCCGGGATCGGGCGACGAGATCCAGACGCTCAAGGCGGGGATCCTCGAGATCGCGGACGTCTTCGTGGTCAACAAGGCCGACCGCGACGGGACCGACCGGACCGTGCAGGAGTTACGGGATATGATCCAGCTCGACGACGGGGGCGGCACGAGCGGTGGTGCCGGCGGGGGCGGCGGCCACCACAGCCAGGAAGTCATCGACGCCCACGACGACTGGGACCCCGAGGACGACGCCGACGAGGCGGAACCCGAGGGCTGGACCACGCCCATCGTCGAGACCGTCGCCACGACGGGCACCGGCGTCGAGGAACTCATCGACGAGTTCGCGAACCACCGCCAGTACCTCGTCGACTCCGGCGAGCACGCCGAGCAGGTCCGCGGACGCTACGCCGAGGAGATCCGGACGCTGCTGCGCGAGGACGTCCACGCCGTGCTCGAGGACCGCCTCGAGGCCGCCGGCGGGATCGACGACCTCGCCGAGGCCGTCCGCGAGGGGGAGACCGATCCGTACGCCATCGCCGACGACCTGCTGACGCCGGTCGAGGAGTGCATCGACGAACTGGAGACCGGGAACGGAAATCGCGGCGAGGACTAG
- a CDS encoding cobalamin B12-binding domain-containing protein: MSSEQEQESIRCLVAKVGLDGHDRGAHVIARAFRDAGFEVIYSGLHKAPEEIVQAAVQEDVDVLGISILSGAHDTLIPKIMDGLEEYGAKEDTLVLAGGVIPEEDRDELKAQGVSAIFGPGTSVAETIDFVRENAPER, from the coding sequence ATGAGTAGCGAACAGGAGCAGGAGTCGATCCGGTGTCTCGTCGCCAAAGTCGGTCTCGACGGCCACGATCGGGGGGCCCACGTTATCGCGCGAGCGTTCCGCGACGCCGGCTTCGAGGTCATCTACTCCGGGCTACACAAGGCACCCGAAGAGATCGTCCAGGCGGCGGTCCAGGAGGACGTCGACGTGCTGGGCATCTCCATCCTCTCGGGCGCCCACGACACGCTCATCCCGAAGATCATGGACGGACTCGAGGAGTACGGCGCGAAGGAGGACACGCTCGTGCTGGCCGGCGGCGTCATCCCCGAGGAAGACCGCGACGAACTGAAGGCTCAGGGCGTCTCGGCCATCTTCGGCCCCGGGACGTCGGTCGCGGAGACCATCGACTTCGTCCGCGAGAACGCGCCCGAGCGATGA
- a CDS encoding HD domain-containing protein yields the protein MGVEIKETRVPDAEFEEMRGFVFEYLAASVEKEEEGGRMRWYPWHSAEYRHNHILNVVDLAEEIAREEGADVDVTRVAALFHDVAKLETDQELHAEAGARVAREYLESRADYPESFIDQVCRAIEHHSYQGDLTDLALETQCLIEADLLDKVGANGTALMLLRMGYEARTHMDTDEMVDRVLERGYDAASRVQSDTAEGIAHQRLKRVKWFREWLEDEIAAMG from the coding sequence GTGGGCGTCGAAATAAAAGAGACCAGGGTACCCGACGCCGAGTTCGAGGAGATGAGGGGCTTCGTCTTCGAGTACCTCGCGGCCAGCGTCGAGAAGGAAGAGGAGGGCGGTCGCATGCGCTGGTACCCCTGGCACTCGGCGGAGTACCGGCACAACCACATCCTCAACGTGGTCGACCTCGCCGAGGAGATCGCCCGTGAAGAGGGCGCCGACGTCGACGTCACCCGCGTCGCCGCGCTCTTCCACGACGTCGCGAAACTCGAGACCGATCAGGAACTCCACGCCGAGGCCGGCGCGCGGGTCGCCCGCGAGTACCTCGAGTCGCGCGCGGACTACCCCGAGTCGTTCATCGACCAGGTGTGTCGCGCGATCGAACACCACTCCTACCAGGGCGACCTGACCGACCTGGCCCTCGAGACCCAGTGTCTCATCGAGGCAGACCTGCTCGACAAGGTCGGGGCCAACGGCACCGCGCTGATGCTGTTGCGGATGGGCTACGAGGCCCGCACCCACATGGACACCGACGAGATGGTCGATCGCGTCCTCGAGCGCGGCTACGACGCCGCCTCGCGGGTCCAGAGCGACACCGCCGAGGGGATCGCCCACCAGCGGCTGAAACGCGTCAAGTGGTTCCGCGAGTGGCTCGAGGACGAGATCGCCGCGATGGGCTGA
- a CDS encoding LysE family translocator has protein sequence MALLTTALAGVVFGLALAAPPGPMNAIIAEESVVRGWGAGFRAGLGAMSADVLFFVLALGGAIAVIDRSPAVRPALYLAGGFLMLYFAVGAVREARDAASFTGDGQGVAKGFRKTFVLSLTNPYQIGFWLTVGVGLLQPGTLDVLSHVPGAGAALEGVLVVETGSPSLLVGFFAGIAIWITAYPATMVAARRRVDAFAPAVAALSAVVLVGFGLLFLAVGALRFV, from the coding sequence GTGGCCTTACTCACCACCGCGCTCGCGGGGGTCGTCTTCGGATTGGCCCTCGCGGCGCCGCCGGGACCGATGAACGCCATCATCGCCGAGGAGAGCGTCGTCCGCGGCTGGGGGGCCGGCTTCCGGGCCGGCCTCGGCGCGATGTCCGCGGACGTGCTGTTCTTCGTGCTCGCGCTGGGCGGCGCCATCGCCGTGATCGATCGCTCCCCGGCCGTGCGGCCCGCGCTCTACCTCGCCGGCGGCTTCCTGATGCTGTACTTCGCCGTCGGCGCCGTCCGCGAGGCCAGAGACGCCGCCTCGTTCACCGGCGACGGTCAGGGCGTCGCGAAGGGGTTCCGGAAGACGTTCGTCCTCTCGCTGACCAACCCCTACCAGATCGGCTTCTGGCTCACCGTCGGCGTCGGCCTGCTCCAGCCCGGAACGCTCGACGTGCTCTCCCACGTCCCCGGCGCCGGCGCGGCGCTCGAGGGCGTGCTGGTCGTCGAGACCGGATCGCCGTCGCTGCTCGTCGGCTTCTTCGCGGGAATTGCGATCTGGATCACGGCCTACCCCGCCACGATGGTCGCGGCCCGGCGTCGCGTCGACGCCTTCGCGCCCGCGGTCGCGGCGCTCAGCGCCGTCGTGCTCGTCGGGTTCGGACTGCTCTTCCTCGCGGTCGGGGCGCTCCGGTTCGTCTAG
- a CDS encoding O-methyltransferase yields the protein MVDVLTDDIARFVRAVGPDPDETLREMDAYAEREDFPHVGPEAGATLRFLARATDAERIFEFGSGYGYSAYWMADALPADGEIVLTEVDADELELARDYMAAGGYDDRARYELGDALETIEDYDGPFDVVLIDHQKPRYVDAFEAVRSTVPVGGVVVADNAITAGPIEFDKLLQWAEGGDPEDANEHTRGIADYLERVTSDPDFETIVLPLGEGIAVSYRIE from the coding sequence ATGGTCGACGTTCTCACGGACGACATCGCCCGGTTCGTTCGCGCGGTCGGGCCGGACCCCGACGAGACGCTGCGCGAGATGGACGCCTACGCCGAGCGGGAGGACTTCCCCCACGTCGGGCCCGAGGCCGGCGCCACCCTCCGGTTTCTCGCCCGCGCGACCGACGCCGAACGGATCTTCGAGTTCGGCTCGGGCTACGGCTACTCCGCGTACTGGATGGCCGACGCGCTCCCCGCCGACGGCGAAATCGTCCTCACCGAGGTCGACGCGGACGAACTCGAGTTAGCCCGCGACTACATGGCCGCCGGCGGCTACGACGACCGCGCGCGGTACGAACTCGGCGACGCGCTCGAGACGATCGAGGACTACGACGGCCCGTTCGACGTGGTCCTGATCGACCACCAGAAACCGCGCTACGTCGACGCGTTCGAAGCCGTTCGCTCGACGGTCCCCGTCGGGGGCGTCGTCGTCGCGGACAACGCGATCACCGCGGGCCCCATCGAGTTCGACAAACTGCTCCAGTGGGCGGAGGGTGGCGACCCAGAGGATGCGAACGAACACACGCGCGGGATCGCCGACTACCTCGAGCGCGTCACGAGCGACCCCGACTTCGAGACGATCGTGCTGCCGCTCGGCGAGGGGATCGCGGTCAGTTATCGAATCGAGTGA
- a CDS encoding PAS domain S-box protein → MSDRPASAVTTFWGAGDDRTALQCSRALVDCVDGGIVRLDADDRFLAVDDALLETTGYARDDLLGSHVSVLLPERAVKRLERARSGSDGETVVAVETAIRSADGATVPCEFRSAAVRLDDGSRGSVGVVREREASTAAPFEPVPTILEEADVGVFVLDEEFEVAWINEASERYFGIDRADVVGRDKRELVTGTIGERMADTASFSKTLLEAYDADGAVEQFECRVTPDDDREERWLEHRSRPVESGPYAGGRIELYYDVTEQRRRATQLRRLNEAVQEWLEGTTREYVAERACHHLVEILGLEINGVFLHDPDADVLRPTAWSAPADALFGELPTFAAGEGIAWRVFDTGEPETYSDVTADPDVYNADTPVRSEICLPIGDHGVVIIGSEARNAFDDGDRSLAKIVASSLEATFDRLRHERHLERERAQTEKLLRTAPVAISVEDADGETMLSNRRARETLGVTDRVTIGDATAIDGWTVSDADGDPLDPERTPAAQVRETGEAVFDRELVLTGPDGERRWFSVNAAPVFGADGGLERVISVGEDVTELKTQKRRLERRKSELETELSEILGRISDGFYALDDEFRFTHVNETAEELLGRSREDLLGTVVWDVFPDAVESDLDERYREALETQEPISFERRSEPLGIWAQVQVYPSETGLSIYFRDISERKARERELRTYETIVETIEDGIYELDADGRFTTVNDAYVALTGYDREELIGAHASLVVDESVMNLAREVAADESDVPTVETELETTSGERIPVEATVTSVGDGPERVGVVRDVTEREERQRRLEESEQRYRTLAENFPNGIVALYDEDLRYTAAGGQLVGELGIDREAAIGQTIHERYSDDLLAEIEPHFRATLEGEERSFDVRYRDRELLARTLPVRTGGDGRTGMLVVQDVTERAEYQRKLEESNERLEQFAYAASHDLQEPLRMVTSYLQLLENRYGDELDDDGREFIAFAVDGAERMREMIDGLLEYSRVETRGDPFEPVELDAVLDDVLADLQLQIEESDADISVPSLPRVRGDRSQLRQVFQNLLSNAIEYSGDEPPRVDVSAERCEARSASERSGETAENGGSQWTVSVRDEGIGIDPDDADRVFEVFQRLHSHEEHAGTGIGLALCRRIVERHGGEISVESEPGEGSTFSVTLPALEAAE, encoded by the coding sequence ATGAGCGATCGGCCAGCGTCGGCGGTCACGACATTCTGGGGGGCCGGCGACGATCGAACGGCATTGCAATGTAGTCGAGCGCTCGTCGATTGCGTCGACGGCGGGATCGTCCGCCTCGACGCCGACGATCGGTTCCTCGCGGTCGACGACGCCCTCCTCGAGACGACGGGCTACGCCCGCGACGACCTCCTCGGGTCGCACGTCTCGGTCCTCCTCCCGGAACGGGCGGTGAAGCGACTCGAGCGGGCGCGATCCGGGTCCGACGGCGAGACGGTCGTCGCCGTCGAAACCGCGATCCGGAGCGCCGACGGCGCGACGGTGCCCTGCGAGTTCCGATCGGCGGCGGTCCGTCTCGACGACGGGTCCCGGGGCTCGGTCGGGGTCGTCCGGGAACGCGAGGCGTCGACGGCCGCCCCGTTCGAACCGGTTCCCACGATCCTCGAGGAGGCCGACGTCGGCGTGTTCGTCCTCGACGAGGAGTTCGAGGTGGCGTGGATCAACGAGGCGAGCGAGCGATACTTCGGGATCGACCGGGCCGACGTCGTCGGCCGCGACAAGCGCGAACTGGTCACCGGGACGATCGGCGAACGGATGGCCGATACCGCGTCGTTTTCGAAGACCCTCCTCGAGGCGTACGACGCAGACGGCGCCGTCGAGCAGTTCGAGTGTCGCGTCACGCCCGACGACGACCGCGAGGAACGCTGGCTCGAACACCGGAGCCGGCCCGTCGAATCCGGCCCCTACGCGGGCGGCCGGATCGAACTCTACTACGACGTGACCGAACAGCGCCGGCGCGCGACCCAGTTGCGTCGCCTCAACGAGGCCGTCCAGGAGTGGCTCGAGGGGACGACCCGCGAGTACGTCGCCGAGCGGGCCTGTCACCACCTCGTCGAGATCCTGGGACTCGAGATCAACGGCGTCTTTCTCCACGACCCCGACGCGGACGTCCTTCGCCCGACGGCCTGGTCGGCGCCGGCCGACGCGCTGTTCGGCGAACTCCCGACGTTCGCGGCGGGCGAGGGGATCGCCTGGCGCGTCTTCGACACCGGCGAGCCCGAAACCTATAGCGACGTGACGGCCGACCCCGACGTCTACAACGCCGACACGCCGGTCCGCAGCGAGATCTGTCTCCCCATCGGCGACCACGGCGTCGTCATCATCGGCTCCGAGGCCCGCAACGCCTTCGACGACGGCGACCGCTCGCTGGCGAAGATCGTGGCCTCGAGCCTCGAGGCGACGTTCGATCGGCTCCGCCACGAGCGCCACCTCGAGCGCGAGCGCGCCCAGACCGAGAAACTCCTCCGGACCGCCCCGGTGGCGATCTCGGTCGAAGACGCCGACGGCGAGACGATGCTGTCGAACCGCCGGGCGCGGGAGACCCTCGGCGTCACCGACCGCGTCACTATCGGCGACGCGACGGCGATCGACGGCTGGACCGTCTCCGACGCCGACGGTGACCCGCTCGATCCCGAACGGACGCCCGCCGCGCAGGTCCGCGAGACGGGGGAGGCGGTGTTCGACCGGGAACTCGTCCTCACCGGGCCGGACGGCGAGCGCCGGTGGTTCTCGGTCAACGCCGCGCCCGTCTTCGGCGCCGACGGCGGCCTCGAGCGAGTCATCTCCGTCGGCGAGGACGTCACGGAACTGAAAACCCAGAAACGACGCCTCGAGCGCCGCAAGAGCGAACTCGAGACGGAGCTGAGCGAGATCCTCGGCCGGATCTCGGACGGGTTCTACGCGCTCGACGACGAGTTCCGGTTCACCCACGTCAACGAGACGGCCGAGGAGTTGCTGGGCCGCTCGCGCGAGGACCTCCTCGGCACCGTCGTCTGGGACGTGTTCCCCGACGCAGTCGAGTCGGACCTCGACGAACGGTACCGCGAGGCGCTCGAGACGCAGGAACCGATCTCGTTCGAGCGCCGATCGGAACCGCTGGGGATCTGGGCGCAGGTACAGGTCTACCCCTCCGAGACGGGGCTGTCGATCTACTTCCGCGATATCTCCGAGCGAAAGGCCCGCGAACGGGAGCTTCGCACCTACGAGACGATCGTCGAGACGATCGAGGACGGGATCTACGAGCTCGACGCGGACGGTCGGTTCACGACCGTCAACGACGCCTACGTGGCGCTGACCGGCTACGACCGCGAGGAGCTGATCGGCGCACACGCCTCCCTCGTCGTCGACGAATCGGTGATGAACCTCGCCCGGGAGGTGGCCGCCGACGAGAGCGACGTCCCGACGGTCGAGACCGAACTCGAGACGACATCCGGCGAGCGGATTCCGGTCGAAGCGACGGTGACGTCGGTCGGCGACGGTCCCGAACGGGTCGGCGTCGTCCGTGACGTCACCGAGCGCGAGGAACGCCAGCGCCGCCTCGAGGAGAGCGAACAGCGCTACCGCACACTCGCGGAGAACTTTCCGAACGGGATCGTCGCGCTGTACGACGAGGACCTGCGGTACACGGCCGCCGGCGGCCAGCTGGTCGGCGAACTCGGGATCGATCGGGAGGCGGCGATCGGACAGACGATCCACGAGCGCTATTCCGACGACCTGCTCGCGGAGATCGAACCCCACTTCCGCGCCACCCTCGAGGGCGAGGAACGATCCTTCGACGTGCGCTATCGCGACCGCGAGTTGCTGGCGCGCACGCTCCCCGTCCGGACCGGCGGCGACGGGCGGACGGGGATGCTCGTCGTCCAGGACGTGACCGAGCGGGCGGAGTACCAGCGCAAACTCGAGGAATCGAACGAACGACTCGAGCAGTTCGCCTACGCCGCCAGCCACGACCTGCAGGAACCGCTGCGGATGGTCACGAGCTACCTCCAGTTGCTCGAGAACCGCTACGGGGACGAGCTCGACGACGACGGGCGGGAGTTCATCGCCTTCGCAGTCGACGGCGCGGAGCGCATGCGCGAGATGATCGACGGTCTGCTCGAGTACTCGCGGGTCGAGACGCGGGGCGATCCGTTCGAACCGGTCGAGTTGGATGCCGTTCTCGACGACGTGCTCGCGGACTTGCAGCTCCAGATAGAGGAATCCGACGCCGATATATCGGTCCCGTCGCTGCCCCGGGTTCGGGGCGACAGGAGCCAGCTCCGACAGGTGTTCCAGAACTTGCTGTCGAACGCCATCGAGTACAGCGGCGACGAACCGCCGCGGGTCGACGTCTCGGCCGAACGGTGCGAGGCGCGTAGCGCCTCGGAACGGAGCGGTGAAACCGCGGAGAACGGCGGCTCCCAGTGGACCGTCTCGGTGCGCGACGAGGGGATCGGAATCGACCCCGACGACGCCGACCGGGTCTTCGAAGTCTTCCAGCGCCTGCACAGTCACGAGGAACACGCCGGGACCGGGATCGGGCTGGCGCTCTGTCGCCGGATCGTCGAACGCCACGGCGGCGAGATCAGCGTCGAGAGCGAACCGGGCGAGGGATCGACGTTCTCGGTGACGCTGCCGGCGCTCGAGGCCGCCGAGTAG
- a CDS encoding DUF1467 domain-containing protein, protein MPRPFSAPSGSLLAGSVALVAVGIAVNTGLESPLRLLPSLLLTTLGIAGVANGARDYGVERLRLTTKRWWAGAVVAFIPYALVAAPASDSAAAVGDVFVGTTIPLVLEATAGAVVCCAVATTVLYGFASYGIHPGRPSPEERVLSDGGEE, encoded by the coding sequence ATGCCACGACCGTTCTCCGCTCCCTCCGGGTCGCTACTCGCCGGGTCCGTCGCGCTCGTCGCCGTCGGGATCGCCGTTAATACCGGGTTAGAGTCGCCCCTCCGACTGCTCCCGTCGCTGCTGCTGACGACGCTCGGAATCGCCGGCGTCGCCAACGGCGCCCGCGACTACGGCGTCGAGCGACTCCGACTGACGACGAAACGCTGGTGGGCCGGCGCCGTCGTCGCGTTCATCCCGTACGCGCTGGTGGCGGCCCCCGCGAGCGATTCGGCGGCCGCCGTCGGCGACGTATTTGTCGGAACGACCATCCCACTCGTCCTCGAGGCGACCGCCGGTGCGGTCGTCTGCTGTGCGGTGGCGACGACGGTGCTGTACGGCTTCGCCAGTTACGGGATCCATCCCGGCCGGCCGTCGCCCGAAGAGCGCGTCCTCTCCGACGGCGGAGAGGAGTAG
- a CDS encoding mechanosensitive ion channel family protein, which yields MVQPQLAQQGPIPDWLQDPIAELVTFLPRLVGALVILFIGWIVGRIAAKAVRSLADGIELDRMVLETPLGRILGGTERAVSSAFGSLAKWFVYSLAILAAANALAIQLLSEWIATAVSYLPAFIAGLLVIVIGFVVADFVGDIIERTRAAAETVYGNWFANGARMFLYFTAIVIGLDTMGIDVSILYVFARALAWGLAAAVAIGAGVAFGWGGKDYVSENIGGWMGRTANVAPDDDGSSSGRSTGSDRSAGSQSPRSDRDPGSEPGPTDDD from the coding sequence ATGGTACAACCCCAACTCGCACAGCAAGGACCGATTCCGGACTGGTTGCAGGATCCGATCGCGGAACTCGTCACGTTCCTCCCGCGACTTGTCGGCGCGCTGGTGATCCTCTTCATCGGCTGGATCGTCGGCCGTATCGCCGCCAAAGCCGTGCGGAGCCTCGCCGACGGTATCGAACTCGATAGAATGGTCCTCGAGACGCCGCTGGGACGCATCCTCGGCGGGACGGAACGGGCCGTCTCGAGCGCGTTCGGCTCGCTCGCGAAGTGGTTCGTCTACTCCCTGGCGATCCTCGCGGCCGCCAACGCGCTCGCGATCCAGTTACTATCCGAGTGGATCGCGACGGCCGTCTCGTATCTGCCGGCCTTTATCGCCGGGCTGCTCGTCATCGTCATCGGCTTCGTCGTCGCCGACTTCGTCGGTGACATCATCGAGCGGACGCGCGCCGCCGCCGAGACGGTCTACGGGAACTGGTTCGCCAACGGCGCCCGCATGTTCCTCTACTTCACCGCGATCGTCATCGGCCTCGACACGATGGGGATCGACGTCAGCATCCTCTACGTCTTCGCGCGAGCGCTCGCGTGGGGCCTCGCCGCGGCGGTCGCCATCGGCGCCGGCGTCGCCTTCGGCTGGGGCGGGAAAGACTACGTCTCCGAGAACATCGGCGGCTGGATGGGACGCACCGCCAACGTTGCACCCGACGATGACGGATCGAGCAGCGGTCGATCGACCGGAAGCGACCGATCAGCCGGCAGTCAGTCCCCGCGCTCCGACCGGGACCCCGGGTCCGAGCCCGGTCCGACCGACGACGACTGA